Proteins from a genomic interval of Trifolium pratense cultivar HEN17-A07 linkage group LG6, ARS_RC_1.1, whole genome shotgun sequence:
- the LOC123892511 gene encoding uncharacterized protein LOC123892511 isoform X1: MQVDKMASKKLGMEHGNNEDDSNQSNSSDALPLPSSAGKKMKEDMDISPLDLDMLDIISKKLLSFDDLFNFSAVCKEWRAVHKVYWRKFLESQSPLVVQTTSYAKKLYSFYSIPEKQAYNSKMSYFWGLYYCGSSSGYLVMAGGNYKLQLMNPFTRKEKIVDISSVREDFFYDTCRVLLAFAKDSNEFVVVALCGISFALNVYQSRFSSWVPYAKRGKPWKVVDFVVLDNIIYALTDKVEIGVLSLNSTSLKLLELKNTPDATPRLFKLLHCDGKLLVVRFVPKRVLDVYRIDFATMSYVKLESLGELALFYSPFKCYALANPGEWGYESNRLYYINSKSAECEVYSGSDNVLMESIVLAGSRHVLHKSKPYWLDWCFRNLHDEVDYSLVE, translated from the exons ATGCAAGTAGACAAGATGGCCTCGAAGAAATTAGGAATGGAGCACGGGAACAATGAAGATGATTCTAACCAATCTAATAGTTCCGATGCATTGCCTCTACCATCATCGG CagggaaaaaaatgaaagaggATATGGATATCAGTCCACTTGATTTGGATATGCTTGATATCATATCCAAGAAACTGTTAAGTTTCGACGATCTCTTCAATTTTTCGGCGGTTTGCAAGGAGTGGAGGGCAGTGCATAAAGTTTATTGGAGAAAATTCCTAGAATCCCAATCACCATTGGTCGTACAGACTACTTCTTATGCTAAGAAACTTTACTCGTTTTATAGCATACCCGAAAAACAAGCGTACAACTCTAAGATGAGCTATTTTTGGGGATTATATTATTGTGGTTCTTCTAGTGGTTATCTGGTCATGGCAGGCGGCAATTATAAACTTCAGCTAATGAATCCTTTTACAAGAAAAGAGAAGATCGTTGATATCTCATCAGTTCGAgaggattttttttatgataccTGTCGTGTTTTACTTGCTTTTGCCAAAGATTCTAATGAGTTTGTCGTAGTGGCTTTGTGCGGAATTTCGTTTGCTTTGAATGTTTACCAGTCAAGATTTTCTAGTTGGGTTCCTTATGCCAAAAGGGGAAAGCCATGGAAGGTTGTGGACTTTGTAGTTTTGGATAATATTATTTATGCTCTCACCGACAAGGTTGAGATAGGTGTACTTAGCCTAAACTCCACAAGTTTGAAATTGCTGGAACTGAAAAATACCCCCGATGCAACTCCTCGTTTGTTTAAGTTACTTCATTGTGATGGGAAGCTTCTTGTGGTCCGCTTTGTACCGAAGAGAGTATTGGATGTCTACAGGATAGACTTCGCTACTATGAGTTATGTCAAGTTGGAAAGTTTGGGTGAACTTGCATTATTTTATTCTCCTTTCAAATGCTATGCACTGGCGAACCCTGGTGAGTGGGGATATGAAAGCAACCGTTTGTATTATATTAATTCAAAATCTGCAGAATGTGAAGTGTATTCAGGGAGTGATAATGTACTGATGGAAAGCATTGTGCTTGCTGGTAGTCGTCATGTTCTTCATAAATCAAAACCTTATTGGCTGGATTGGTGTTTTCGAAATCTACATGATGAAGTTGATTATTCTCTGGTTGAGTAG
- the LOC123892511 gene encoding uncharacterized protein LOC123892511 isoform X2, with amino-acid sequence MQVDKMASKKLGMEHGNNEDDSNQSNSSDALPLPSSGKKMKEDMDISPLDLDMLDIISKKLLSFDDLFNFSAVCKEWRAVHKVYWRKFLESQSPLVVQTTSYAKKLYSFYSIPEKQAYNSKMSYFWGLYYCGSSSGYLVMAGGNYKLQLMNPFTRKEKIVDISSVREDFFYDTCRVLLAFAKDSNEFVVVALCGISFALNVYQSRFSSWVPYAKRGKPWKVVDFVVLDNIIYALTDKVEIGVLSLNSTSLKLLELKNTPDATPRLFKLLHCDGKLLVVRFVPKRVLDVYRIDFATMSYVKLESLGELALFYSPFKCYALANPGEWGYESNRLYYINSKSAECEVYSGSDNVLMESIVLAGSRHVLHKSKPYWLDWCFRNLHDEVDYSLVE; translated from the exons ATGCAAGTAGACAAGATGGCCTCGAAGAAATTAGGAATGGAGCACGGGAACAATGAAGATGATTCTAACCAATCTAATAGTTCCGATGCATTGCCTCTACCATCATCGG ggaaaaaaatgaaagaggATATGGATATCAGTCCACTTGATTTGGATATGCTTGATATCATATCCAAGAAACTGTTAAGTTTCGACGATCTCTTCAATTTTTCGGCGGTTTGCAAGGAGTGGAGGGCAGTGCATAAAGTTTATTGGAGAAAATTCCTAGAATCCCAATCACCATTGGTCGTACAGACTACTTCTTATGCTAAGAAACTTTACTCGTTTTATAGCATACCCGAAAAACAAGCGTACAACTCTAAGATGAGCTATTTTTGGGGATTATATTATTGTGGTTCTTCTAGTGGTTATCTGGTCATGGCAGGCGGCAATTATAAACTTCAGCTAATGAATCCTTTTACAAGAAAAGAGAAGATCGTTGATATCTCATCAGTTCGAgaggattttttttatgataccTGTCGTGTTTTACTTGCTTTTGCCAAAGATTCTAATGAGTTTGTCGTAGTGGCTTTGTGCGGAATTTCGTTTGCTTTGAATGTTTACCAGTCAAGATTTTCTAGTTGGGTTCCTTATGCCAAAAGGGGAAAGCCATGGAAGGTTGTGGACTTTGTAGTTTTGGATAATATTATTTATGCTCTCACCGACAAGGTTGAGATAGGTGTACTTAGCCTAAACTCCACAAGTTTGAAATTGCTGGAACTGAAAAATACCCCCGATGCAACTCCTCGTTTGTTTAAGTTACTTCATTGTGATGGGAAGCTTCTTGTGGTCCGCTTTGTACCGAAGAGAGTATTGGATGTCTACAGGATAGACTTCGCTACTATGAGTTATGTCAAGTTGGAAAGTTTGGGTGAACTTGCATTATTTTATTCTCCTTTCAAATGCTATGCACTGGCGAACCCTGGTGAGTGGGGATATGAAAGCAACCGTTTGTATTATATTAATTCAAAATCTGCAGAATGTGAAGTGTATTCAGGGAGTGATAATGTACTGATGGAAAGCATTGTGCTTGCTGGTAGTCGTCATGTTCTTCATAAATCAAAACCTTATTGGCTGGATTGGTGTTTTCGAAATCTACATGATGAAGTTGATTATTCTCTGGTTGAGTAG
- the LOC123891883 gene encoding defensin-like protein 183, with the protein MVNQMSKSFCFFAILVLFVAVQLIQVEGECTKVVGDCGAANCASHCNSYARGARVLGSSCSFNNLCTCTFDRPPPGSEQPACDVGMGLCTRDCQDDCCNNKCVSRFTKTGHGSCVDAFNMILCLCSYNR; encoded by the exons atGGTGAATCAAATGTCAAAATCTTTCTGTTTCTTTGCCATCTTGGTTTTATTTGTTGCAG TCCAATTAATACAGGTAGAAGGTGAATGCACAAAAGTTGTGGGTGATTGTGGTGCAGCAAATTGTGCCTCACATTGTAATTCCTATGCAAGAGGTGCTCGTGTTTTAGGATCATCATGCTCATTCAACAACTTATGTACTTGTACTTTTGATCGACCACCACCAGGATCAGAACAACCTGCCTGTGATGTTGGGATGGGACTCTGCACTCGTGACTGTCAAGATGATTGTTGCAACAACAAGTGTGTTAGTAGATTTACCAAAACTGGTCATGGGAGTTGTGTTGATGCCTTTAACATGATTCTTTGTCTTTGTTCCTATAATCGTTGA